Below is a genomic region from Carassius carassius chromosome 50, fCarCar2.1, whole genome shotgun sequence.
GAACGATGATTTTCACTCCTTGTGTGTTGATTTCCAGAATGCAAGGCGAGGGGGGGTTAAACTGCATTGTTGTTCGTCTGTTTGATGCTATCTGTTGACAATAAAATTGCATATGAACATCAGATTACATTTGAACAACATCATGTCTttgtaattatgtaaatatatggAAATCCAGGGCAGAATTATAATGCAGAAATGGATGATTAGTATACCTTGTGCATGGCGGCACAAAGCACATCATTCCCTTTGTGATACGGAACTTGAACAGAACCAAGGAATTTTACCCAGAATTTGTCCATCCAGTCACTTTTTACCTCTGAACAAATCAGCAGACAGAGAAGGCCATTATTCCTCAATGCACAAGATACAAAAGCTCAAATACTTAAAATACTTATAGCAAAGCCAAGATGTACCTTTAACAAGTTCATCCTTTGTCACTTTGACGGCATAAAATGCAGGGAAGATGCCTCTGGATCCAGTGCGCATGTTGTAGGCCTCGCACCATAGATCCTCGGCCTGCATATCAACTAGTAAGGGGTCATCTGCCTCTAATTCCAACTCATCTTCATGGCGAGgaataaacctttaaaaaagcCAAAATTTGATTTAGGGTAATAACCAATGAGTAGACTATCTATTTGAAGAAAACTATATATTTGCGTAGTTTTTCCTATTACTCGTGTTTCATTTGGGTCAATGGGTAAAATTCacactcaaataaaaatatatattttttaggacAGTTTAATGACAGTTTAgcacatttatatacatattatatatatataaaatatattaataataatagcaacaatAGTAATAAACCAACACAGTATTACAGTTATGCTCTTTGCAtaacttaaaaaaagtaaaaaagcagaaaaataaataataataatggtccccaaaataggcttcatttaataataaataaaaaaaaaaatcttcgttAAAATTTCTTTGACAGGATAGGGTTCAATATCCTTTTTAAGTCGCATGGTtactttcctgttttttttttttttcaaacgttGCATCAAGAATTTGATTGAATTCTTACCTGAACACTGCTCTGTGGCTCTGTTCTCTTTCCTCTCCGTTAATAACACAGGAGAAGAATCCAAACTCAGCAGCTGAGTGGGAGAACAAACGTTCATTGTCACAACAAGAACAACAAAGGATAGAGACATTTCGGTAGGAACTGCTGGCTGAATTTCATCATCTTGATCCTGGCTGGTGAAAGGTGGGTCTGATAGCAAacccataaatgaaaaaaacaaagtcTTTTCTTGCAAAGTCTCAGGCAGATGTATTACTGAAGGGGTGCCACAAGGCTCAACCATTGGCCCTTTGCCATTCTTTCTGAGCATCTCACACTGCTCTTGCCTTCATTTGATATCCACTGCATATTATTGTAACATACCAGAAGCCAAAAATAAACTCATAAACTTGGTATTGTGGACAGCGGAAGTGTTTCATGATCAAAGTAGCCGAAGCAGCCACAGTATATGACTAAATGGATTTCGGAGTACTTACAATGTTTAAGATCTGTACACATTTGCAACAACCCCTatattaagaaaatgtatttataaaaaaatttttttttaattaattattttctaaATTCCAAATCAGCTTCTATTACCCACCAGATAAACGTGACCGTCCATTCACAAAGACATTCATGAACTTGCGGGAGCGGGGTATGTCTGAGGTGGTGTCTGTGGTGGAATCCGCAGACAAACAGGAAGTGTCTCTCCTCATGCTTCTCGCTCCcgactcttcctcctcttcgtccACTTCCtgatcctcctcatcctcatcgATGGCAGACTCATAGACGGTATTGTCACTGTCACTTTCGTAACCTTTGTAGCAGTCCTTGATACTCACTAGCTCGAGCTTAGCATGCTCATCCACCACCAGGGTGTACTTAACAGAGTCATAAGTCAGTCCCGAAGCATCTGTGCTGACCGCCACTGTCTTTAAGTTCCCTGTGTCCTCCTTCACCAATTTAAGCTTACGAGATTCAGCCCACTGACAAGAGTCCCCCGCATTGCTGAGGCTGACAGTCCGGCATGGGGGTGTGGGTGCGTACACCTCATCCTCCTCACTAATAGAGGGGTTCGGACAACCCGCTGATGGGTAGTAGTGAAGGGGAGGAAGCTCTGTGTCCGAACTAATGGACATGCGGTTGCTGTCACTGCTCTGGGACAGAAATGGTCGCTCTTGTTCACCGTTGACTGGTGTGAGGTGGATCTCCTCTGTTGCATTTCCTTCTGAAATGAGATAGTCCTTGTTTTTGTCGACCAATTGGTCACACATACCTTCATTCTCCACAGGATAATGCACTTGTTCCCGATAGCCATTGACGGTGTGATACCGGGCTTTTTCCTTGCAAATGATTGGGATGTCAAGGACACCCTCTATCAGTGTCACTTCCGTGGATTTTCCCTTCATGACTGTCTGCGTAAGGGGTGCTACCACATTGGACTTTTTCAAAGGTTCAGACAGCTTATCTTGCTTCTTGGTGTGAAAGGCTGAGGCTTTGTTCATGGAGGAGGCAGGTCCCCGTGGTTTTGTGCCAGCCCTGGCCTGAACTTTGTCCGCATCGGTCAGGCTAACCTGCTCAGGTTTGACAGCGGAATctcctgtttcacacacacagaagatTATACATTAGGCAATAAGCCTAATGGAGAAAAACATCTGAAGAGGATTATGTAAAATGTCAGTTAATGCCACAGTTAAAGCCTTGCAAAATGCCAAGTTTAACTCAGCACAGGAAGTAATGAATCCTGATGACTTTTAAACCAATGTAAAAGgtgaatatatgatatatatggtATAATATATAAAGGTGAAATTTGTCATTTTGTCAACTGAAGAAAGGTACCATCAAATACAATGAGATCAAAGCTTCCTTCGCACCAAAGGTatgaacttaaaattaaaatcgTAATGAATTTTAAAATCGTATTGCAATAGAAGTAGCGACAGTAGTTTTTATCCATACTAggacttacatttaaattcagaTTATCGAAAAATCTAATTTGTACGGCGGGGACTTATTTCAATCCATCGGTTGCTGATTGGATGGAGCCAGATCTTAATTGGAGAAGTATGTCACCAGAAAGAAGTCTGTTGTTTCAACAGAAGAtccagttatgacattttgattaagaATCGCAAGGTAgtaagagggggaaaaaaaaattcaatcataAACATCGTTAAGAGTAAGATCAAAAACATgggtttataaaaatatataaattacatataaataggTAATAGAAAATagtgtgaattttcatttcatacaGACTGGCAATGCATTGAGGTAGGTGCTAATTCTTACATATACCAAATGCTAATTTCCCATCATTAGGGAAGCATGTCATTTTAGTATATAGTTAACTCATTCAAATTGGGACAAAGCCATAATATTTACACTCCTAGATGTATAAACCTGGAACAGAATAAAGTGTTTCaacaaaaattaaacacattagctTTACAGTATCCAAACCTTTTTTCATACTGGAAGAGTCAGACACAAGTCTGATGAACTTTCTGGGTAAGCAGATTGACAGAAATCCCATTAAGCTAATCACATCACGTAAACAGATTTTCATTCCATGAAAGCGAATACTACAAAAACAGCTACAGTATGAACAATAATACACCTACAACATGTATTTCTTTCATTTATCTCATGGTATTTATTCTTATGCATAGAAGTGTTTATTGAAAAATTACTTGTTTGGAAGATTCAAGTCTCAGCAATTCTTCAGACATATTCATTTGTGTGGTGTGAGTGGCCATTACTCACCCTTAATGTGTGGTGATGAAGAATGGCTTTTCTTATCTTTCCTCCGCTCTTTCTCCCCAAAGGAATTGTTATTTATTGTGTCCTGCAATTAAAGTAAAAAGAATGAGGGATAGGTTTTTCAATATACAAAATGCAGAGAGAGTCCATATTGTTTATACCAAAACTAAACaggatacaattttttttaaaatatttctaaaattaataaataaaaaagtacagtACAGTCATagcatttttaatagtttttatttaaagtatataaaatttaaatcaaatgtaaaaaataaaaatataaaaaaacaattatactaAAACACAGACGGACATGTACATCCCTCCATCATGGATAAATCATGTGATTTTGTCAGCATTTCTAATTGTCAACACATTTTAGGTGATTTTCTATCATATATTGAAACAGAAACTATATCTGACAGTCCGTAAAATGAGAGAGTTACAGGAAGAGCAATCTACAGATAGATTTACTGCTCTTTCCTGACACTGACTCATGAATTGACCACGCTATAATGCACCTTTAACACGGACACTCCAATGCTGTCATAGCAACGCGCCCATCGATGATGCAGGAACTGGCATGCGTGAGAGCATGTCAGTAGTGTGTGCGTAAGTGTGGGGGTAGATGGGAATGCACAGTAGTGTTCGTAATGGAGAAAGAAGACACAGATGGTTGATATGATGGTCTCATTTAGTGACAATAAAAACAGTATGAGGAAAGAACCCAGTTAGCTATATGCTACTATCATATATAGCATTATCTATATTCTAATGTACACCTAAAAGTTCCTTTAGCAGATTTAAAATGGATATTATTGGTGctgatgactcatcctgcactacaTTGTTTCATCCAATCAGATGCTTTCTAGTGTAAGAATGACTGTaaagctttataaaaaaaaataaaaataaaaaatcactaaAGGCCATTGGCTTATTTTTCAGAGACTACTTTTGCCCAAAAATACGATTTAGGAAATAGGAAATAtgtcaacaaaagaaaaaaatgcaagttATGGTATGCCATGAAcacttttaaaaattacatttccttGTAAAATCAAGTGTTTAAATTTTTAACAGCTGAATATGCCATTTCTCTCAGAAACATGCTGTCAGATTACAGAAGTAATATAAATAAGTTGTCAATAGTGCCCCACATTGATTCTTAGGGTTTCAGCCAATAGCCAGGCCTAAAATATTACCGTCACAATGTAGATATTTTATGGTTTTACTTGTATTATCCAATAACTCTGTTTTCTTTCGGTTGAAAAGCTCTTTGCTAATTCCTCAAATGCCCTTTGAGCCCAGCCGCTGTGCCAATGCTGCAGACGTGGAGAGATTCGACAAGGCAAGATTATGAGATTAAAGACAGGCAAGCACATTTACAGTCGCATCATCTTCTCTGATCGTTAAAAAGTCTGCTGACCTGGATACGATTCAGTATGCTCAAATATTCAAGCAAAAGCCTGTTTTTCTTTACACAAGCAACTACTAGGTTTCATGTCACCTCATAATAACCAGTTGGCAAAATAACTGGATATAAAAAAGTGGGCTTTTGCAAGTCTTAATGATAAAGACCACTGGTTTCAATATCTCTGGTGATTTGGGAATTCGGGACACTGGACTGGCCAGGACtaataaaatggtaaatattGTTATGCAATTACTGCAGAACAACCTGATTAAACTGcattatattaaatgtacatttttagctCGGCACAGGTTAAACAGATTAactttctttcatcatttactcaccctcatgtcattccaaacttgtattatTGAGCTGTATTAAATCAAGAATGATATCAGAAGATCTGGAATAAAGTACTTTTTGACACTTTATTATATGCAATAGAGCAGATGGAACATTCAGCAAAGTATCTCCCTTTGTGTTCTATGAAAGATAGAAGTTTGGATTTACATtagggttagtaaatgatgaaaatattcatttttgggtgtggAGTTGAAAATACAGAACACATAAAACCATTATTTctagaataaatgtatttttgaaaaaacTTGGGGCAATATTGAAAATTACAGCAAGCAGCATAACTAAATCCAATTTCAGTAATAGAGAAAACTGAAAAGGTCATTTTAAGTTCAGTACAGTCTGGGCTGGAAGTCTTTTCCCCTtaagggaagtcatggcctaatggttagagagttggactctcaatcgaagggttgtgagtttgagtctcgggccggcaggaattgtgggtggggggagtgcatgtacagttctctctccaccctcaataccatggcTTAGGtgtcccttgagcaaggcactgaacccccaactgctccccgggcgccgcagcataaatggctgcccactgctccaggtgtgtgtgcactttggatgggttaaatgcagagcacgaattctgagtatgggtcaccatacttggctgaatgtcacgtcactttcacttttcactttttttttcaggagatCAATGCTGGGCCATTACTTAAATGAAGACTCAGTGAGTCatagttttttaatatatagtatttaaatgcattttagttttagtaattttgttatgtgcttttttaatttttattatcataatttattttagtatttttaaatacatttaactattttaattttgtattttaattattttttattatttgtattttaaataatttttttagtttagtaatatctgtacttttacttatttttgttaat
It encodes:
- the LOC132133747 gene encoding C-Jun-amino-terminal kinase-interacting protein 1-like, yielding MVLSLAMDSREDGDSWMEEQWEKWLTHDISLNEYEDDDLSEMTEIMDENGITLSQLDLDPSDHMTQPTNGTPRSGRRRGVLELQTEMLHLDLIDAEGGILEEEEEEENKRRPVDPVDDNHKEVQGAGPPVTQPQLKDFIPAVAMDTYRPKRPTTLNLFPQVPRTQDTINNNSFGEKERRKDKKSHSSSPHIKGDSAVKPEQVSLTDADKVQARAGTKPRGPASSMNKASAFHTKKQDKLSEPLKKSNVVAPLTQTVMKGKSTEVTLIEGVLDIPIICKEKARYHTVNGYREQVHYPVENEGMCDQLVDKNKDYLISEGNATEEIHLTPVNGEQERPFLSQSSDSNRMSISSDTELPPLHYYPSAGCPNPSISEEDEVYAPTPPCRTVSLSNAGDSCQWAESRKLKLVKEDTGNLKTVAVSTDASGLTYDSVKYTLVVDEHAKLELVSIKDCYKGYESDSDNTVYESAIDEDEEDQEVDEEEEESGARSMRRDTSCLSADSTTDTTSDIPRSRKFMNVFVNGRSRLSAAEFGFFSCVINGEEREQSHRAVFRFIPRHEDELELEADDPLLVDMQAEDLWCEAYNMRTGSRGIFPAFYAVKVTKDELVKEVKSDWMDKFWVKFLGSVQVPYHKGNDVLCAAMHKIASNRRTTMQFNPPSPCILEINTQGVKIIVQDDCRTSGRGEKCFHFFQLKNISFCGCHPKNKKYFGVITKHPAYDRFACHVFFSDDTTTKLAESVGKAFQQFYKEHMEYSCPTEDIFLE